A region of Cloacibacillus sp. DNA encodes the following proteins:
- a CDS encoding Panacea domain-containing protein gives MSLNKRVRCDKALSIILYILSHGCTNMYNLLKVIYFADKEHIRLSGNTMYRENYYALQKGPVPSTAYDMLKYIRGDGICDFDCLRDAPFHFSSEYEIVADKEYNADFLSDIDYICLNDSLKKYGTMPMGQLITASHEESDYKEAEADDRISFESLVKSVDTDGSIMRHIKNVTEQSVTAEAI, from the coding sequence ATGTCACTGAATAAAAGAGTGCGTTGCGACAAGGCGCTGTCGATTATTTTGTATATCCTTTCGCATGGATGTACAAATATGTACAATCTTCTGAAAGTGATTTACTTTGCGGATAAAGAACATATCAGACTGTCGGGAAATACAATGTACAGAGAAAATTATTATGCTCTGCAAAAAGGGCCCGTGCCAAGCACCGCGTATGATATGCTAAAATATATTCGCGGCGATGGAATATGCGATTTTGATTGCCTGCGCGACGCTCCGTTCCATTTTTCATCTGAGTATGAGATTGTCGCGGATAAAGAATATAACGCGGATTTCCTAAGTGATATTGACTATATCTGCTTAAATGATTCTCTCAAAAAATATGGGACGATGCCCATGGGACAGCTTATTACAGCCAGTCACGAGGAGTCCGACTACAAAGAGGCTGAAGCCGACGACCGCATCTCTTTTGAGTCACTGGTTAAGAGTGTGGACACAGACGGCAGCATAATGAGGCATATTAAAAATGTCACAGAACAATCGGTTACTGCCGAAGCTATTTGA
- the groL gene encoding chaperonin GroEL (60 kDa chaperone family; promotes refolding of misfolded polypeptides especially under stressful conditions; forms two stacked rings of heptamers to form a barrel-shaped 14mer; ends can be capped by GroES; misfolded proteins enter the barrel where they are refolded when GroES binds), which translates to MAKTLLFKEDARRAMERGINKVADTVGITLGPKGRNVVLEKKFGSPTITNDGVTIAKEIELEDPFENMGAQLIKEVASKTNDVAGDGTTTATVLARAMVREGTKNVAAGANGMQLRTGIEGATDTVVAELKKHAVPVKEHKKIAQVAAISANDKKVGELIAEAMEKVGEEGVITVEDSKSLGTTLETVEGLQFDKGYLSPYMITNPDRMEAIIEDANILIVDGKISNVKDMLPVLEKSVQLAKPLLIIAEDVEGEALATLVVNKLRGILQVVAVKAPGFGDRRKAMLGDIATVTGATVISEEIGRKLDSADVADLGHAKKIKVTKEDTTIVEGAGDSSAIKDRASQIKKELADSTSEYDKEKLQERLAKLVGGVAVIQVGAATETEQKELKLRIEDALNSTRAAVEEGIVPGGGVALVGCIKELDKEIEKLEGDVKTGAQIVRKALTEPLYLIANNSGMQGDVIIEKVKTLKEGQGLDATTGEYVDMIEAGIIDPVKVTRSALQNAASIAAMILTTDAIIADKPEKKDTLGDMAGMGGMGGMGGMDY; encoded by the coding sequence ATGGCAAAGACACTGCTTTTCAAAGAAGACGCACGCCGCGCGATGGAGCGCGGGATCAATAAAGTTGCCGACACAGTAGGCATCACGCTCGGCCCCAAGGGACGCAACGTAGTCCTTGAGAAGAAATTCGGTTCGCCCACCATCACCAACGACGGCGTCACCATCGCAAAAGAGATAGAGCTCGAAGATCCGTTCGAGAACATGGGCGCACAGCTCATCAAAGAAGTCGCCTCAAAGACCAACGACGTAGCCGGAGACGGCACAACGACGGCCACAGTGCTGGCGCGCGCCATGGTTCGCGAAGGCACGAAGAACGTAGCGGCCGGCGCAAACGGAATGCAGCTCCGCACCGGCATCGAAGGCGCCACCGACACAGTCGTCGCCGAACTCAAAAAGCACGCCGTGCCTGTAAAAGAGCACAAAAAGATCGCACAGGTAGCAGCTATCTCCGCCAACGACAAAAAGGTCGGCGAGCTTATCGCCGAAGCAATGGAAAAGGTCGGCGAAGAGGGCGTAATCACCGTTGAAGACAGCAAGAGCCTCGGCACAACGCTTGAAACTGTCGAAGGCCTCCAGTTCGACAAGGGCTACCTCAGCCCCTACATGATCACCAACCCCGACCGCATGGAAGCCATCATCGAAGACGCGAACATCCTCATCGTAGACGGCAAAATTTCAAACGTGAAGGACATGCTCCCCGTCCTTGAAAAGAGCGTACAGCTCGCGAAGCCCCTTCTCATCATCGCTGAAGACGTCGAAGGCGAAGCGCTCGCCACGCTCGTAGTCAACAAGCTGCGCGGCATCCTTCAGGTAGTCGCGGTCAAGGCCCCCGGCTTTGGCGACCGCCGCAAGGCAATGCTCGGCGACATAGCGACCGTCACAGGCGCCACCGTAATCAGCGAAGAGATAGGCCGCAAGCTCGACAGCGCGGACGTAGCCGACCTCGGACACGCTAAAAAAATCAAAGTTACAAAAGAAGACACCACGATCGTTGAAGGCGCCGGCGACAGCTCAGCCATCAAAGACCGCGCCTCGCAGATAAAGAAAGAACTTGCCGACTCAACGTCAGAATACGACAAAGAGAAGCTCCAGGAACGCCTTGCCAAGCTCGTAGGCGGCGTGGCGGTCATTCAGGTCGGAGCGGCGACAGAGACGGAACAGAAGGAACTCAAGCTCCGCATAGAAGACGCTCTCAACTCGACCCGCGCGGCTGTAGAAGAGGGCATCGTCCCCGGCGGCGGCGTCGCGCTCGTAGGCTGCATCAAAGAGCTCGACAAAGAGATCGAAAAGCTCGAAGGCGACGTAAAGACCGGCGCTCAGATAGTCCGCAAGGCGCTCACAGAGCCTCTCTACCTCATCGCCAACAACAGCGGCATGCAGGGCGACGTCATCATCGAAAAGGTGAAGACGCTCAAAGAAGGCCAGGGCCTCGATGCCACAACAGGCGAATATGTCGACATGATAGAAGCCGGCATCATCGACCCCGTTAAGGTGACCCGCTCCGCTTTGCAGAACGCGGCGTCAATTGCAGCCATGATACTGACCACCGACGCGATAATAGCAGACAAGCCCGAAAAGAAAGATACACTGGGCGACATGGCAGGTATGGGCGGCATGGGTGGAATGGGCGGAATGGACTACTAA
- the groES gene encoding co-chaperone GroES, with amino-acid sequence MKLKPLGDRLVVKAAPNEEKTKGGLVLPDTVKEKPVEGIVVAVGEGKVLDNGTRQPMEVKVDDKVIYSKYSGTEVKVDDETYLIIGERDVLAVVEK; translated from the coding sequence ATGAAACTAAAGCCACTTGGAGACAGACTCGTAGTAAAGGCGGCGCCGAACGAAGAAAAGACAAAGGGCGGACTCGTACTGCCTGATACGGTGAAAGAAAAGCCCGTCGAGGGAATCGTCGTCGCGGTAGGCGAAGGCAAAGTTCTTGACAACGGCACGCGTCAGCCCATGGAAGTCAAAGTGGACGACAAAGTCATCTACAGCAAATATTCCGGCACAGAAGTCAAAGTTGACGACGAGACATACCTCATAATCGGCGAAAGAGACGTACTCGCCGTCGTTGAGAAGTAG
- a CDS encoding type II toxin-antitoxin system RelB/DinJ family antitoxin: MAGTTTNISIRMDAGLKSQADALFNELGMNLSTAFNIFVRQSLREGRIPFDISLNQLNAETLAAMEEAERIAADPGVKGTDLSPEG, translated from the coding sequence ATGGCGGGTACAACAACAAATATCAGCATCCGTATGGATGCCGGGCTGAAATCGCAGGCGGACGCGCTTTTTAATGAGCTTGGGATGAACCTCTCGACGGCGTTCAATATATTCGTTCGGCAATCGCTCCGTGAGGGCAGGATCCCCTTTGATATTTCGCTAAATCAGTTAAACGCGGAGACGTTAGCGGCAATGGAAGAGGCGGAAAGAATCGCAGCCGACCCTGGTGTTAAGGGTACTGATTTATCGCCTGAAGGATGA
- a CDS encoding (2Fe-2S) ferredoxin domain-containing protein — protein sequence MKLRICIGTSCYLKGAYNVLQLFQHEIERRGLHEKIEISGAFCMGNCENGVSVSIDGKTYGVAPEEAAKFFEETIMPAI from the coding sequence ATGAAACTGAGGATATGTATAGGCACCTCCTGCTACTTAAAAGGCGCATACAACGTGCTCCAGCTCTTCCAGCACGAAATAGAACGCCGCGGTCTTCACGAAAAAATAGAAATAAGCGGAGCCTTCTGCATGGGCAACTGCGAAAACGGCGTCTCCGTCAGCATAGACGGCAAAACATACGGAGTAGCCCCAGAAGAGGCGGCCAAATTCTTCGAAGAAACAATAATGCCGGCAATCTGA
- a CDS encoding [FeFe] hydrogenase, group A has product MENKKYMMIDGLPVEIGEEKNILEVIRKAGIMLPTFCYYSELSIYGACRMCMVENKWGGMEAACSTPPKEGLEIWTNTERLRKYRRMILELLLAEHCRDCTTCSNNGKCRLQELAMRFNIEGVRFPNGAETSRRDDSSLCISRDQNKCILCGDCVRMCGEVQQVGAIDFAHRGSKMTISTVFDIPISESDCVGCGQCAAVCPTGAIVIKKDSEKVWKALDEKETRVSVQIAPAVRVALGQELGIGCGENAMGKITAALRRMGFNEVYDTSTGADLTVLEEASELLDRLAGGERKMPLFTSCCPAWVSFCEKEYPELLENLSTCRSPMQMFASVIKEHHKHSPRKQVHVAVMPCTAKKAEAAREEFRTEAGANVDYVITTQELIQMIKESGLAFAELEPEAIDMPFGTMSGAGVIFGVTGGVTEAVLRRISADKSPAALSALAFNGMRGNDGIKETTVKSGGKELHIAVVSGLGSAREIIKRIKGGEHFDFVEIMACPGGCVSGGGQPFALSDGRATRGKGLYSADRMSSIKRSEENPLMMSLYAGLLKGRVHDLLHVHYGKKGE; this is encoded by the coding sequence ATGGAAAACAAAAAATATATGATGATAGACGGCCTCCCAGTGGAGATCGGCGAAGAAAAGAACATCCTCGAGGTAATAAGAAAGGCCGGCATAATGCTGCCAACCTTCTGCTACTACTCCGAACTTTCGATTTACGGCGCCTGCCGCATGTGCATGGTCGAAAACAAATGGGGCGGCATGGAGGCCGCCTGCTCAACGCCGCCAAAAGAGGGCCTTGAGATATGGACGAACACCGAACGCCTGCGCAAATACCGCCGCATGATACTGGAGCTGCTGCTCGCCGAGCACTGCCGCGACTGCACAACATGCAGCAACAACGGCAAATGCCGTCTGCAGGAACTTGCAATGAGGTTCAACATAGAGGGCGTGCGCTTTCCAAACGGCGCGGAAACCAGCCGCCGCGACGACTCCTCGCTCTGCATATCGCGCGACCAGAACAAGTGCATCCTCTGCGGCGACTGCGTGCGCATGTGCGGCGAAGTTCAGCAGGTGGGCGCGATAGATTTCGCGCACCGCGGCTCAAAAATGACCATCAGCACCGTATTTGACATACCGATCTCAGAAAGCGACTGCGTAGGCTGCGGCCAGTGCGCCGCCGTCTGCCCGACCGGCGCAATAGTGATAAAAAAAGACAGCGAAAAAGTCTGGAAGGCGCTTGACGAAAAAGAAACGCGCGTCTCAGTGCAGATAGCCCCCGCCGTGCGCGTGGCGCTCGGACAGGAGCTTGGCATAGGCTGCGGCGAAAACGCGATGGGCAAAATAACGGCCGCGCTGCGCAGAATGGGCTTCAACGAAGTTTACGACACCTCTACCGGCGCAGACCTCACCGTACTTGAAGAGGCCTCGGAACTTCTGGACAGGCTTGCCGGCGGCGAACGCAAGATGCCGCTTTTTACCTCCTGCTGCCCCGCGTGGGTCAGCTTCTGCGAAAAAGAATACCCGGAGCTGCTTGAAAACCTCTCGACCTGCCGCTCTCCGATGCAGATGTTCGCCTCCGTAATAAAAGAACACCACAAACATTCGCCGAGAAAACAGGTACACGTAGCCGTAATGCCCTGCACTGCGAAAAAGGCCGAGGCCGCGCGCGAAGAATTCCGCACCGAAGCCGGCGCAAACGTCGATTACGTCATCACCACGCAGGAACTTATCCAGATGATAAAAGAGTCGGGGCTCGCCTTCGCGGAACTTGAACCGGAGGCCATAGACATGCCCTTTGGCACAATGAGCGGCGCGGGCGTCATCTTCGGAGTGACGGGAGGCGTCACCGAAGCGGTGCTGCGCAGGATAAGCGCCGACAAATCACCGGCGGCCCTATCTGCGCTTGCCTTCAACGGAATGCGCGGAAACGACGGCATAAAAGAGACGACGGTAAAAAGCGGCGGCAAAGAACTGCACATCGCAGTAGTGAGCGGCCTGGGAAGCGCGCGAGAGATCATAAAGCGAATAAAAGGCGGAGAACACTTCGACTTCGTAGAGATAATGGCGTGCCCCGGCGGCTGCGTCAGCGGAGGAGGACAGCCCTTCGCGCTCTCCGACGGGCGCGCCACGCGCGGCAAAGGCCTCTACTCGGCGGACAGAATGTCGAGCATAAAACGTTCCGAGGAAAACCCGCTCATGATGTCGCTCTACGCCGGCCTGCTGAAAGGCCGCGTTCACGACCTGCTCCACGTACATTACGGAAAAAAAGGAGAGTAG
- a CDS encoding NADH-quinone oxidoreductase subunit NuoF: MITDRNELRQLRVKYAASLAEEKKKILICAGTGCISSGSLEIFQKLKTIMEEKGVNVAVELAEEPHDDSVGLKKSGCHGFCEMGPLVRIEPQGWLYVKVKEEDCAEIVEKTIVGGEHIARLAYHKNGESFKKQSEIPFYKKQTRHVLEHCGHIDATSIKEYLAIGGYAAFERALFDMTADEVVGLIEESNLRGRGGGGFPTGRKWSQVKRQKAQNKYIVCNGDEGDPGAFMDRSVMEGDPHRMLEGMMIAGLACGAADGYIYVRAEYPMAVSRLRTAIAQAEKLGLLGENILGTGFSFKMHINRGAGAFVCGEGSALTASIEGKRGMPRVKPPRTVEHGLFDSPTVLNNVETFANVPIIINKGAAWYKSLGPEKSPGTKAFALTGNIENTGLIEVPMGTTLREIVFEVGGGMRDGADFKAVQIGGPSGGCLTAKDLDLPLDFDSLSAAGAMIGSGGLVVMDGKTCMVEVARFFMNFTQNESCGKCVPCRGGTKQMLAVLERIVAGEGREGDIELLLELAEMISNTALCGLGKTAALPVISTIKNFRDEYEAHINQKYCPVNACTKLKSFVIDPSLCKGCSKCARGCPVEAITGKIKEPFTIDREKCVKCGACVTACPFHAVKEG, translated from the coding sequence ATGATAACCGACCGCAACGAGCTGCGCCAGCTCCGCGTAAAATACGCGGCAAGCCTCGCCGAAGAGAAGAAAAAAATATTGATATGTGCGGGCACTGGATGTATTTCAAGCGGCTCGCTCGAAATATTTCAGAAACTCAAAACAATAATGGAAGAAAAAGGCGTGAACGTCGCGGTAGAGCTTGCAGAAGAGCCGCACGACGACTCCGTAGGGCTGAAAAAATCCGGCTGCCACGGCTTCTGCGAAATGGGCCCGCTCGTTCGCATAGAGCCGCAGGGCTGGCTCTACGTAAAGGTAAAAGAAGAGGACTGCGCCGAGATAGTCGAAAAAACGATAGTAGGAGGGGAACACATCGCACGCCTCGCCTATCATAAAAACGGCGAAAGCTTCAAAAAACAGTCTGAGATACCATTTTACAAAAAGCAGACGCGCCACGTCCTCGAACACTGCGGCCACATAGACGCCACCTCAATAAAAGAATACCTCGCCATAGGCGGATACGCCGCGTTTGAGCGCGCGCTCTTTGACATGACCGCCGACGAAGTCGTAGGCCTCATCGAAGAATCCAACCTTCGCGGGCGCGGCGGCGGCGGTTTCCCGACCGGACGCAAATGGAGCCAGGTGAAACGTCAGAAGGCTCAAAATAAATACATCGTCTGCAACGGAGACGAGGGCGACCCAGGCGCATTCATGGACAGGAGCGTCATGGAGGGCGACCCCCACAGGATGCTCGAAGGCATGATGATAGCGGGGCTCGCCTGCGGCGCAGCAGACGGCTACATATACGTCCGCGCGGAATATCCGATGGCCGTCTCGCGCCTTCGCACAGCCATCGCGCAGGCGGAAAAGCTCGGGCTGCTTGGCGAAAACATACTGGGCACGGGCTTCTCATTCAAAATGCACATCAACCGCGGAGCCGGCGCCTTCGTCTGCGGAGAGGGAAGCGCGCTCACCGCCTCAATAGAGGGAAAACGCGGGATGCCGCGCGTCAAGCCGCCGCGCACAGTGGAACACGGCCTCTTTGACAGCCCCACGGTGCTCAACAACGTCGAGACCTTCGCAAACGTCCCGATAATCATAAATAAGGGCGCCGCGTGGTACAAAAGCCTCGGCCCGGAAAAAAGTCCCGGCACGAAGGCCTTCGCGCTCACAGGCAACATAGAGAACACAGGCCTCATAGAGGTGCCGATGGGCACAACGCTGCGCGAGATAGTCTTTGAAGTGGGCGGCGGGATGCGCGACGGCGCGGATTTCAAAGCCGTGCAGATAGGCGGCCCCTCCGGCGGCTGCCTCACAGCGAAAGATCTCGACCTGCCTCTTGACTTCGACTCGCTCTCAGCAGCTGGCGCAATGATAGGCTCTGGCGGCCTTGTCGTCATGGACGGTAAGACCTGCATGGTAGAGGTAGCCCGCTTCTTCATGAACTTTACACAGAACGAGTCCTGCGGCAAATGTGTGCCCTGCCGCGGCGGCACAAAACAGATGCTCGCCGTCCTCGAACGCATAGTGGCAGGAGAGGGGCGCGAAGGCGACATAGAGCTGCTGCTCGAACTTGCTGAGATGATCTCAAACACCGCGCTATGCGGCCTCGGAAAGACGGCGGCTCTGCCTGTCATAAGCACAATTAAAAACTTCAGAGACGAATACGAGGCTCATATCAATCAAAAATACTGCCCAGTAAACGCCTGTACAAAATTAAAGAGCTTCGTAATAGACCCGTCGCTCTGCAAAGGCTGTTCCAAATGCGCGCGCGGCTGTCCCGTCGAGGCAATAACGGGCAAGATAAAAGAGCCGTTCACAATAGACAGGGAAAAGTGCGTCAAATGCGGCGCGTGCGTCACAGCATGCCCCTTCCACGCCGTAAAGGAGGGCTAA
- a CDS encoding NAD(P)H-dependent oxidoreductase subunit E has translation MTEKFDYALIDSIIDGHAAQGTAVIAILQDIQEHFRYLPREIFPYLSKKLGVPQARIYSVATFYENFSLNPKGKYVIKVCDGTACHVRKSIPILERLRAELGLSDKKATTDDLGFTVETVSCLGACGLAPVLTVNDKVYPAMTPEKAAALLATLKEEL, from the coding sequence GTGACGGAGAAATTCGACTATGCGCTCATCGACAGCATCATTGACGGACACGCCGCACAAGGTACGGCAGTCATAGCTATTTTGCAGGACATTCAGGAGCATTTCCGCTACCTGCCCCGCGAAATATTTCCCTATCTTTCAAAGAAGCTCGGCGTTCCGCAGGCGCGGATATACAGCGTCGCCACCTTCTATGAAAATTTCTCACTTAATCCAAAGGGGAAATATGTCATAAAGGTCTGCGACGGCACAGCCTGCCACGTGCGAAAATCAATCCCCATTCTTGAACGCCTCCGTGCCGAACTTGGTCTGTCAGACAAAAAGGCTACCACCGACGACCTCGGCTTCACAGTGGAAACTGTCTCATGCCTCGGCGCCTGCGGCCTGGCTCCGGTGCTCACTGTAAACGACAAAGTCTATCCCGCCATGACCCCCGAAAAGGCCGCCGCGCTGCTGGCCACCCTAAAGGAGGAGCTGTAA
- a CDS encoding redox-sensing transcriptional repressor Rex: MNSTKPLSISRQSLQRMPVYLEELKALKNAGNIYVSSSNLAAKLGLHPVQVRKDLAAVSKVDGNPRVGFLLEGLIDDMEDFLGCKNAHEAIVAGVGNLGRALLSYKNFDQYGLSIIAGFDSAQEVIGTTVAGKEIFEASRLTEYSARIGVHIGIIAAPAEHAQAICDAMILGGIKAIWNFAPVHLNVPPDILITNENLAASFAALSSRLRQQQEKQ, from the coding sequence ATGAACAGCACAAAGCCGCTAAGCATATCAAGACAATCCCTACAGCGTATGCCGGTCTATTTGGAAGAGCTGAAGGCGCTCAAAAACGCAGGAAATATCTACGTATCATCCTCAAACCTAGCAGCAAAGCTGGGGCTGCATCCTGTTCAGGTCAGAAAAGACTTGGCCGCCGTCTCAAAGGTCGACGGAAATCCGCGCGTAGGATTTCTGCTTGAAGGCCTCATAGACGACATGGAAGATTTTCTCGGCTGCAAAAACGCGCACGAGGCGATAGTGGCCGGCGTCGGCAACCTTGGACGCGCGCTTCTTTCGTATAAAAATTTCGACCAGTACGGCCTTTCAATAATAGCCGGCTTTGACAGCGCACAGGAGGTAATCGGCACGACCGTGGCCGGAAAAGAGATATTCGAGGCCTCTCGGCTCACGGAATACAGCGCGCGTATAGGCGTCCACATCGGGATAATAGCCGCGCCCGCGGAACATGCGCAAGCAATATGCGACGCGATGATACTGGGCGGCATAAAGGCTATATGGAACTTCGCCCCTGTGCATTTGAACGTCCCTCCCGACATACTGATAACAAACGAAAATCTTGCGGCCTCCTTTGCGGCGCTTTCAAGCCGATTGAGGCAGCAGCAGGAAAAACAGTAA
- the tsaD gene encoding tRNA (adenosine(37)-N6)-threonylcarbamoyltransferase complex transferase subunit TsaD codes for MSARFLTLGIESSCDDTAAALIDENGVVLCDLISSQIDSHSLYGGVVPELASRMHQEAILPLIENLLDKAGIQNPEKEISLIAVTSGPGLMGSLLVGVMTAKALAQGWNLPLLGVNHLEGHIFANVAANPTLSPPFVSLIVSGGHTEVVLVRAFGDYTLLGATRDDAAGEAYDKVSKTLGLGYPGGPVIDRLAQAGDAQAFTLPMPLAASHEIEFSFSGLKTAAINLIEKERAKGGELPVEDICASFQRAVIESLLKKIKLAVKQTGVKRLTLSGGVAANSGLRDALHAYAQKSGVALFLPPRAMCTDNAVMIASAGYNSYLRGNRSDLSLSPSPSWSIW; via the coding sequence ATGAGCGCCCGCTTTCTCACGCTCGGCATAGAATCAAGCTGCGACGACACCGCAGCCGCGCTCATTGACGAAAACGGCGTCGTCCTCTGCGACCTTATCTCAAGCCAGATAGATTCCCACAGCCTCTACGGAGGCGTCGTGCCGGAACTTGCCTCCAGGATGCATCAGGAGGCGATACTGCCGCTCATTGAAAACCTGCTTGATAAGGCCGGCATACAAAACCCAGAAAAAGAAATATCCCTTATCGCAGTCACCTCCGGCCCCGGGCTTATGGGATCGCTGCTCGTCGGCGTCATGACCGCAAAGGCGCTCGCTCAGGGATGGAACCTCCCGCTGCTTGGGGTAAATCATCTTGAAGGGCACATCTTCGCAAACGTCGCGGCAAACCCAACGCTTTCGCCTCCGTTTGTCTCGCTCATAGTCTCCGGCGGACACACGGAAGTCGTGCTTGTGCGCGCCTTCGGCGACTACACTCTGCTTGGCGCCACGCGCGACGACGCAGCCGGCGAAGCGTACGACAAAGTTTCAAAAACGCTGGGCCTTGGCTACCCCGGAGGCCCAGTGATAGATCGGCTCGCTCAGGCGGGCGACGCGCAGGCCTTTACCTTGCCGATGCCGCTTGCTGCGTCGCATGAGATAGAATTCAGCTTCAGCGGCCTCAAGACCGCCGCAATAAACCTCATCGAAAAAGAACGCGCAAAGGGCGGCGAGCTTCCAGTGGAAGACATCTGCGCCTCCTTCCAGCGCGCCGTTATAGAAAGCCTGCTCAAAAAAATAAAACTCGCTGTGAAACAGACCGGAGTAAAACGGCTGACGCTCTCAGGAGGCGTCGCCGCAAACTCAGGACTGCGGGACGCGCTGCACGCCTACGCGCAAAAAAGCGGCGTCGCGCTCTTTCTTCCGCCGCGCGCTATGTGCACAGACAACGCCGTAATGATAGCCTCCGCAGGCTACAACTCATATTTGCGCGGCAACCGCTCGGACCTTTCTCTTTCGCCCAGTCCGTCGTGGAGTATATGGTAA
- the murJ gene encoding murein biosynthesis integral membrane protein MurJ, protein MVGADGQNPNGDPVADGQNPNGDPVPMMEENKNLSGMVFHAMRMMAGTLVSRVLGLVREMLTAALFGATRQLDAFFVAYTLANLSRQLLAEGALSASFVPVFSRTLTADGRDSAQRLANQALTVLIFGCSCVVVAGILFAPFLVDIMAPGFAQHERALAISMTRFMFPFLMLVSVGALAMGVLNSVGSFFVPAVAPAVSNLAYITFLLISRSHLSIWNLVAAVLIGGAFHMLLQVYWCGRLKMTLRPAMPNKNDQRLRSMMVLFLPYAAGLSLNQLNPLISRMLGSFLAAGSISVLTYADRVLQLPLGLFVIAISQAVLPMLSRQDPAKTLEFRDFIRDALRFDLFVVLPVAAGLSIISSEVIHLLFFRGAFSEWAWHATATALALYALGLPGMATSTVIMRAIYARRMPRAAILITGVTVGVNLFASVTLMHFFAYAGLAAASALAFTAASVFAAWRLSRNIKQKLMIFEPLWSFKIFVSIALMVAVLLAFKTLLPYPAASKLLLRIAWLATAIIGAGAVYGLSTFMLRCPEWQWIKDAARRKK, encoded by the coding sequence ATGGTAGGCGCTGACGGCCAGAACCCCAACGGAGATCCTGTGGCGGACGGCCAGAACCCTAATGGAGATCCTGTGCCAATGATGGAAGAAAATAAAAACCTGTCCGGCATGGTCTTCCACGCCATGAGGATGATGGCGGGAACGCTCGTGAGCCGCGTGCTCGGCCTTGTGCGCGAGATGCTCACCGCCGCGCTCTTCGGAGCCACGCGCCAGCTTGACGCCTTCTTCGTCGCCTACACGCTGGCTAACCTTTCGCGTCAGCTTCTCGCGGAGGGTGCGCTTTCGGCCTCGTTCGTGCCAGTATTTTCCAGAACGCTCACGGCGGACGGCCGCGACAGCGCCCAAAGGCTTGCCAATCAGGCGCTCACCGTGCTCATCTTCGGCTGTTCCTGCGTAGTGGTGGCCGGCATCCTATTTGCGCCCTTTTTGGTCGACATAATGGCGCCCGGCTTTGCGCAGCACGAGCGCGCGCTTGCCATCAGCATGACGCGCTTCATGTTCCCGTTCCTCATGCTCGTCTCAGTTGGGGCGCTTGCAATGGGCGTTCTAAACAGCGTCGGCAGCTTCTTCGTCCCCGCTGTAGCGCCCGCCGTCAGCAACCTCGCCTACATCACCTTCCTGCTTATTTCTCGCAGCCATCTTTCAATATGGAATCTCGTTGCGGCGGTGCTCATAGGCGGCGCCTTCCACATGCTTTTACAGGTCTACTGGTGCGGGCGTCTTAAAATGACATTGCGGCCCGCGATGCCGAATAAAAACGACCAGCGCCTGCGCAGCATGATGGTGCTTTTTTTACCGTACGCCGCGGGGCTTTCACTGAACCAATTAAACCCGCTCATAAGCCGTATGCTCGGCTCGTTTCTCGCCGCCGGCTCCATCTCCGTCCTCACCTACGCGGACAGGGTGCTTCAGCTTCCGCTCGGGCTCTTCGTCATAGCCATATCGCAGGCGGTGCTTCCGATGCTCTCGCGTCAGGACCCGGCAAAAACGCTTGAATTTCGCGACTTCATCCGCGACGCGCTGCGATTTGACCTTTTTGTGGTGCTGCCTGTGGCGGCGGGACTCTCCATCATATCAAGCGAAGTGATACACCTGCTCTTTTTTAGAGGCGCCTTTTCGGAATGGGCGTGGCACGCCACGGCTACCGCGCTTGCGCTTTACGCGCTGGGCCTTCCCGGGATGGCCACCAGCACCGTGATAATGCGCGCCATCTACGCGCGCAGGATGCCGCGCGCGGCCATCCTCATAACCGGCGTCACAGTGGGCGTCAACCTTTTCGCAAGCGTCACGCTGATGCACTTCTTCGCCTATGCCGGCCTTGCCGCCGCCTCCGCTCTTGCTTTCACCGCGGCGAGCGTCTTTGCCGCCTGGCGTCTGTCCCGCAATATAAAACAGAAGCTCATGATCTTTGAGCCGCTCTGGAGCTTCAAAATATTCGTCTCCATAGCGCTCATGGTCGCGGTGCTGCTTGCGTTCAAAACTCTGCTGCCATACCCCGCCGCTTCAAAGCTACTCCTTCGCATAGCGTGGCTCGCCACAGCGATAATCGGCGCGGGCGCGGTCTACGGCCTCTCTACCTTCATGCTGCGCTGTCCCGAATGGCAGTGGATAAAGGACGCCGCGCGCAGAAAAAAATAA